One Rhodothermia bacterium DNA window includes the following coding sequences:
- a CDS encoding DUF3592 domain-containing protein: MSLRWTWGIFALIGLPFMLVGLWFGYDLYQFSTTALRAEGEVVDMARSSKGSAAPIVAFRARDGQMYEVTGDVFSSPPSYHIGEKATVKYQPSNPNNARISDWTNWLFPGIFGTLGTIFTALGLGGLIFMWRKKKMAQSLQVGGQKVRAKIEQVAFDTSLRVNGRSPYVIWAQWQNPRDQKVYQFKSDYIWYNPTDYLNEDSLTVFIDPKSPEDYHIDLSFLPQVGN; encoded by the coding sequence ATGTCACTCCGCTGGACTTGGGGCATTTTTGCCCTTATCGGTTTACCTTTTATGTTGGTCGGCCTTTGGTTTGGCTACGATCTTTACCAGTTTTCGACAACAGCTCTTCGTGCAGAAGGTGAAGTCGTGGACATGGCCCGAAGTTCCAAAGGAAGCGCAGCCCCCATTGTTGCCTTCCGGGCACGGGATGGGCAAATGTACGAGGTAACAGGTGATGTATTCTCCTCGCCGCCATCCTACCACATCGGAGAAAAGGCTACGGTGAAGTATCAACCGAGCAATCCGAACAATGCCCGCATTTCAGACTGGACAAATTGGTTGTTTCCGGGTATTTTTGGAACTTTGGGCACGATCTTCACAGCACTTGGCCTTGGCGGGTTGATCTTTATGTGGCGGAAGAAAAAAATGGCGCAGTCCTTGCAAGTTGGTGGCCAGAAAGTCAGGGCGAAAATCGAACAAGTGGCCTTCGATACGAGTTTGCGGGTTAACGGACGAAGCCCCTATGTAATTTGGGCACAATGGCAAAACCCCAGAGACCAAAAAGTGTATCAATTCAAAAGCGATTACATTTGGTATAACCCCACTGATTACCTGAACGAAGACTCCCTAACGGTTTTCATTGACCCAAAGAGTCCGGAAGACTACCATATTGACCTATCTTTCTTACCACAAGTGGGTAACTGA
- a CDS encoding NAD+ synthase, whose product MRIALAQINPIIGDLSGNAQKITETIQKAAKNQADLVIFSELVLCGYPPMDLLDNPLFVDACAAALQQIARDAPKNIGVILGTPIRNPEPTGKRLYNAAVLLEDGKIVAQAHKVLLPTYDVFDEYRYFEPADVCTPITWRGIRWGLHICEDMWNNEAWAQFHLYDRNPIDELAALGVDVFVNISGSPYSHQQSQTRDRLIIENCREHQKPFLYVNQVGANTEIIFDGDSCAFDATGNMVLELPRFEEALAYLDMDLQTKHLTPTHPKTALGETPDRIRNLHDALVLGIHDYFHKSGFFRKALIGLSGGIDSAVTCALAVNALGPDKVIGVTMPSKYSSSGSVSDSEALARATGIEFLNIPIVPAVSAFDDMLSEAFKGLKPDVAEENIQARVRGTTLMALSNKFNHLLLTTGNKSEMAVGYCTLYGDMNGGLAVLSDVFKMDVYALATYINQKAGREVIPTSTIQKAPSAELRPDQKDQDSLPPYPILDEILRRYVEEWQELETIAEETGYPYDTISAMLRKVDANEFKRKQAAPGLRVTRKAFGTGRRLPIVMRWDRRWASELTGADKTDPPEAWE is encoded by the coding sequence ATGCGCATCGCTCTGGCTCAGATAAACCCTATTATTGGCGACCTCTCCGGAAACGCTCAAAAAATTACGGAGACCATTCAAAAGGCCGCAAAAAACCAAGCCGATTTGGTCATCTTCTCGGAATTGGTCTTGTGTGGCTATCCTCCAATGGATCTTTTGGATAACCCTTTGTTTGTTGATGCCTGTGCCGCCGCCTTACAACAAATTGCCCGTGATGCTCCCAAAAATATAGGGGTTATTTTGGGAACTCCAATTCGCAATCCAGAACCAACCGGAAAGCGGCTTTATAATGCAGCGGTCTTATTGGAGGACGGAAAAATTGTGGCACAAGCCCATAAAGTATTGTTGCCCACCTACGATGTATTTGACGAATACCGTTATTTTGAGCCGGCTGACGTTTGTACGCCCATCACTTGGCGCGGCATCCGTTGGGGGTTACACATTTGCGAAGACATGTGGAACAACGAGGCATGGGCGCAATTCCACCTTTACGACCGTAATCCCATTGACGAGTTGGCGGCTTTGGGCGTGGATGTATTTGTGAACATTAGTGGTTCACCCTATTCCCATCAACAATCGCAAACCCGCGATCGCCTTATTATAGAAAATTGCCGTGAACATCAGAAGCCTTTTCTCTATGTGAACCAAGTGGGAGCCAATACCGAGATCATCTTTGATGGCGATTCGTGCGCCTTTGATGCGACGGGAAACATGGTCTTGGAGTTACCGCGCTTCGAGGAAGCCCTCGCCTACCTCGACATGGATTTACAGACCAAACACCTAACGCCCACTCATCCTAAAACAGCCCTTGGTGAAACACCAGACCGTATCCGCAATCTGCACGATGCCTTGGTTTTGGGCATTCACGACTATTTCCACAAATCCGGCTTCTTCAGAAAAGCACTCATTGGGCTTTCGGGCGGGATAGACTCGGCGGTAACGTGTGCCTTGGCCGTCAATGCCCTTGGTCCGGATAAGGTGATAGGGGTAACCATGCCTTCTAAGTATTCTTCTTCGGGTTCTGTTTCCGACTCGGAGGCATTGGCACGTGCAACAGGCATCGAATTTCTCAATATCCCCATTGTTCCAGCAGTCTCGGCCTTTGATGACATGTTGTCCGAAGCCTTTAAAGGTCTTAAGCCTGATGTAGCGGAGGAAAATATTCAGGCAAGGGTACGTGGAACAACACTGATGGCTTTGTCCAATAAGTTCAATCATTTATTACTCACCACGGGCAATAAGTCCGAAATGGCCGTTGGGTATTGCACCCTTTATGGCGATATGAATGGCGGTTTAGCGGTGCTTTCCGATGTGTTTAAAATGGATGTATATGCACTGGCTACATACATTAACCAGAAAGCCGGACGGGAAGTAATCCCAACCTCCACCATCCAAAAAGCACCTTCTGCCGAGTTGCGTCCCGATCAAAAAGACCAAGACTCCCTCCCACCTTATCCCATCTTGGACGAAATCCTCCGGCGTTATGTAGAGGAATGGCAAGAACTCGAAACCATTGCGGAGGAGACCGGATACCCTTATGATACCATCTCGGCAATGCTCCGAAAAGTAGATGCGAATGAGTTTAAGCGGAAACAAGCTGCTCCGGGATTGCGGGTTACACGTAAGGCATTTGGCACGGGGCGTCGTTTGCCCATCGTGATGCGTTGGGACCGACGATGGGCTTCGGAATTGACAGGCGCAGACAAAACCGACCCGCCAGAAGCATGGGAGTGA
- a CDS encoding YIP1 family protein: MQKNILLSPKAEWEVIDGESSNMSSLIVSYALPFMVLGAIAGAIGSSVFGVTVPFLGTIKTPWLQSMITAAATIVVAVVMLYILAFIVNFFAPNFGGEKNDNQAAKLVVYASTAGWVAQIFGIIPAVGGIMSFVGAIYGIYLYYLGLPTLMKNPQDKTIIYMIVVAIAAIVVNMVLGGVIVGAIVSAFGFGAAAAGGLGM; the protein is encoded by the coding sequence GTGCAAAAAAACATCTTGCTTAGCCCCAAAGCCGAATGGGAAGTTATTGATGGCGAATCTTCCAACATGTCGTCTTTGATCGTCAGTTATGCGCTACCTTTCATGGTACTGGGAGCCATTGCTGGTGCTATTGGTAGCTCGGTTTTTGGTGTTACCGTACCCTTTTTAGGAACAATTAAAACACCTTGGTTACAATCCATGATTACCGCTGCGGCCACTATCGTAGTTGCTGTGGTGATGCTATACATTTTGGCCTTTATCGTAAACTTTTTTGCGCCCAATTTTGGGGGCGAAAAGAACGACAACCAAGCGGCCAAATTGGTGGTATATGCCTCTACGGCGGGCTGGGTTGCCCAGATTTTTGGCATTATCCCTGCGGTTGGTGGTATTATGTCATTCGTAGGTGCAATCTATGGCATTTATTTGTACTATTTGGGCCTGCCCACCCTGATGAAAAACCCGCAGGATAAAACCATTATTTACATGATTGTGGTAGCTATTGCAGCCATTGTCGTGAACATGGTTCTCGGCGGGGTTATTGTTGGCGCCATTGTAAGCGCCTTTGGATTTGGCGCGGCGGCTGCCGGAGGTTTGGGCATGTAA
- a CDS encoding pyridoxal phosphate-dependent aminotransferase, translating into MTQFNPRVEAMRPSATLAMTAMANQLRQQGIPIIGLSAGEPDFPTPMPIVEAAIGALRAGRGFTYTDNAGLLELRQEISEKFARENLLEYSAKEIICSNGGKQSVAQALMVLCRPGDEVLIPSPYWVSYPEMTVLAGGTPIPMPTTVETEYRITPKQLENAITQHTRVLILCSPSNPTGSVYSPDELEALAEVLRRHPQVWVISDELYEHVIFDAKHISFASLKGMKERTVTINGLSKAYAMTGWRLGYAAAPLDVVKAMDKVQSQTTSNASHLSQIAGIAALRMDFEPIAKMVKAFRERRDTVLTLLDDIKGLNCPKPEGAFYLFPDVSAFFGKTAPNGRLIQNAEQLCLYLLQEAHVAAVSGEGFGDPNGLRISYATSLDKLVEAVRRIKTALDGLN; encoded by the coding sequence ATGACGCAATTTAACCCCCGCGTAGAGGCGATGAGGCCATCCGCCACCCTCGCAATGACGGCAATGGCCAACCAACTTCGCCAACAAGGCATTCCCATCATTGGTTTGAGTGCCGGTGAGCCAGATTTTCCAACGCCTATGCCTATTGTAGAGGCTGCTATTGGGGCGCTACGTGCTGGACGTGGCTTTACTTATACCGATAATGCAGGGCTTTTGGAATTACGCCAAGAGATTTCTGAAAAATTTGCCCGCGAAAATTTGTTGGAATACAGCGCCAAAGAAATTATTTGTTCAAACGGGGGCAAGCAATCGGTTGCACAAGCCTTGATGGTGCTTTGTCGCCCCGGCGACGAGGTCTTGATCCCATCTCCTTATTGGGTAAGTTATCCCGAAATGACGGTTCTCGCGGGCGGAACACCCATCCCGATGCCCACAACCGTAGAGACGGAGTATCGAATTACGCCTAAGCAATTGGAAAATGCCATCACGCAACATACCCGCGTTTTAATCCTTTGCTCGCCTTCCAATCCCACAGGTTCTGTCTATTCACCCGACGAATTGGAAGCCTTGGCCGAGGTCTTGCGCCGCCATCCACAGGTCTGGGTCATTTCAGATGAGTTGTATGAACACGTTATTTTTGATGCCAAACACATAAGTTTTGCTTCTTTAAAAGGTATGAAAGAACGCACGGTGACCATTAATGGGCTTTCCAAGGCGTATGCCATGACGGGTTGGCGTTTGGGATATGCGGCAGCCCCTTTGGATGTGGTTAAGGCGATGGACAAGGTGCAAAGCCAGACCACCTCTAATGCCAGCCACCTTAGCCAAATTGCCGGAATAGCCGCTTTGAGGATGGATTTTGAGCCGATTGCAAAAATGGTAAAAGCTTTTAGGGAGCGGCGCGACACCGTTTTGACCTTATTGGATGATATTAAGGGCCTCAACTGTCCCAAACCGGAAGGGGCATTTTATTTATTCCCCGATGTCTCGGCCTTCTTTGGCAAAACAGCACCAAATGGCCGTTTGATCCAAAACGCAGAGCAGCTCTGCCTATATCTTTTGCAGGAAGCCCACGTTGCCGCAGTTTCCGGAGAAGGATTTGGTGATCCCAATGGCTTACGGATTTCTTATGCCACATCCTTAGACAAATTGGTGGAAGCCGTCAGACGCATAAAAACCGCTCTGGATGGTTTGAATTAG